TGGGCGGCTTGGCCGCGCATATAGCCAATTAAGGCACCGGCCGGAATAGTGAAAATACTGTAGAAACCACCTATCATCGCCCCGCATAAAAGACCCACTCCGATTCCCATATTATCCTGTGCCCCCATCACTGCGCCGATTAATAAACCACCTCCCATTGTGCCAATACCGGCAACTTTCATTCCTTGAAATACATAATCACGGGTGCTTTTTGTTTTACCAATAAAAATACTGCCGATTTCGTTGATGGGTAATTCACGTTCAAATGATTGCCCTTTTTCCTGAATACGGAGTGCGTCATTAGTCATGCCCAACAGCGCACCGCCCACAGAAGCGGTAGGATCATAAGCACTCACCACAACAATCCATTCTTCTAGTGGAATCAATACCTGTTCGCCATCCTTTTCTAGGATGAGCCCAGTCACTTCTCCTTGGGCAATGAGTGGTTGGGATTCCAAATTGAGAAATCCTGTTTCAATTAAAGTAATGATTAGCGTCATCGTCGCCAAACCTGATACAAGAAATGAGCGTGTTTTATTCATTTTTTATCCATTCCATTTATTCATAATTATCTCAAAATCCAATAATTTGACGAGGTACTTCTTTCCATTCAACAACTTCACCCTTTTCCGATCGATCAAATGATTCATCAAAAATTGCTGTACCAAACAATTGGTCCCAAACTGAAAAAATATTTCCAAAATTATTACCGGCCACACGTTCATCGTTCACATGATGCAATCGATGAAATCTTGGCGTAATAATAATATTCGATAGTACGCTATCCATTTTTAATTTAAGATTCCCATGAATCCAGAAATTAACGAGAATTAGTAAAATACTGGCAATAATTAATTCACGATAAGGTACTTCAAACATTTGGAAACCAACTAAATATGGAATCCGAATGATAAATGAATTCAAAAAAGAAGTGCGAAGCCCCGAAAACCAGTAAATATCTTTGATTGAATGATGAAATCGATGGGTATTCCACATGGGTTTTAAGTGCATAATTCTATGAAATATATAATAACCAAAATCACCAATTATTAGCGCTAAAATAAGACGTAACCATGGTGGCATTGAACCAACACTATTTCCCAATCCCACAACCATATGGATATTAGAAACGATGGTTTCATTCAGCAGATAATCCATAATAAAAAACACAAACATTGTGGAAATTACAATTACAGTAATATCAAACTTTATATTAGATAATCGCTTGATTGCTTCTAAAGGTTTTTGGTTTTCCATGAAATGGATTACGGCGGCAATCAATAACAATACTGTCCCAGAAGTAATTAGTGTTAAATCCATCAATATTGAAAACCTAATTCTGAGAATAGAAATGTGCGTGTTTTATTCATGATAAATCCCTTTCCTTTTTGGGTGTTAATTGACCATTCGATTTGATGGCCCCATTCCCATTTTGTGGTACAAACCCGTAAGGTGTTGGCATGGGTACTTTTTTGGGCACATTCCCATTTTGCCAATGCTTCACTTCGTGAGTCTCACGGTAGAGCACATTGTAGGCATCGAAAGGGATGGTTCTACCGTCAGGCATGGCAAAGCCGATACAGCATTTTTTAACAACCTTCATATCCCAGTTATACTTGTCCTGGAATTGGATTAAAATTATGCGAAATGCATTTTCGTCGGCAATTTTCTGGCGCCCTTTTTCCGTAAAGAAATCCTTTTTTACAGGGATGCCACAGACACAGGAAAAATCGTATAACGTTTTCATTGAGTTAAAACTGGATGAAGCGGACCACAATCCTTCAATAGCTTTTTTATAGATGGGTCGCGGGTCTGTGTAGATCGTATTGATGAATTGGTCCATGTAAGGATCCAAGTCTA
The nucleotide sequence above comes from Candidatus Neomarinimicrobiota bacterium. Encoded proteins:
- a CDS encoding sterol desaturase family protein — protein: MDLTLITSGTVLLLIAAVIHFMENQKPLEAIKRLSNIKFDITVIVISTMFVFFIMDYLLNETIVSNIHMVVGLGNSVGSMPPWLRLILALIIGDFGYYIFHRIMHLKPMWNTHRFHHSIKDIYWFSGLRTSFLNSFIIRIPYLVGFQMFEVPYRELIIASILLILVNFWIHGNLKLKMDSVLSNIIITPRFHRLHHVNDERVAGNNFGNIFSVWDQLFGTAIFDESFDRSEKGEVVEWKEVPRQIIGF